The genomic window aataatgtgttgACTTATTAGAGTTTGGCAGTAATACCATACTCTAGAGTTAGCCCAGACCTGTAAATGATGGAAGGAAATATTACATTATTCTTCTACCGGTTCTTGAAAGTAAAAGATATTACTTCATACTATCTGGATGTTAAGGAGTGTTGCTAGACGCCTACCTTAATtagtaaattgatttgattaatttacTACCAGCTTAGTAATGAACCTACGGGGTCACACACAAACGAGTGTTTTAATCTTTGCAAAgagctatttattattatttgataattaaattagagaatttaattttaatcaaataaataaatatgttctatgtggaatattattatattctttGCTAGCACCaagaatataattaatatatagataaaaataaataaataaataaataaaatatatatatatttttctttggacGTGGAAGTTAGTCCACGAGAATGTTTGCTAAACATTTGCAAACATATGGGTACATGCAGCAACTTACAGGAGGGATGtgggttttgtttttaacttacaAGACTTGGtcaaagtgtttttcaaatgCTATTGAAAatagcaaaagaaaaacaaatggacCAATAGAATCTCTTAGTAGCCCAAAAAAGAAGGAGGACACGATAGAGATAGATTAAGTgataaaatcaaaaatcaaattagttGAGTTATCTTATCACTTAAAACAGAAGTTGTATCGGATATGCTATATAGCATACATACACAATCTAAATAAGGATCGATCTATCTTTATCCTCCTTGTTTTTACGCCAAAGAAATAAAAGTgttgttctattttttattaagttccGCGTATCAAAGGGTTGATAGCAAAGATTAATTTCGGTGTGGATACACGTAGAGTCTTCATACAATTGGAGAAAATTTTATGCTTGAAGAACTGATATCCaggttattattttaaagtttttgatAGTTGCAgtatatattttgaatgcaaAATAGATCAATTTTCCGCTGTAtgtgttataaatttattttataaccttacaattggtatcagagccaggtttatttttgtgtttaaaattaTACTACCAATATAATTTTCGTGACGTGAAAGCTTTATCCTCTGTTATTGTTGTTCATTAGACTGCAACAGTTGCAGAAGTAAAGATTGATGCGACAATTGCTTATTGCTTTTCTGTTGATATACGTGCCTAAtagatatttcaaatttatattcacATGCTgaagtattattttttgaattatatatatatttgatcttTTACTTTGAATCCCGcatgcatatatatttttatatgctaaagTCTTGTCATGCTTTATCATTGTGATAAGTAAAAGTTGATTCAAATAAATGATCCTCTGTCTTGCCATTtatctaatataaaatatagtaatatatAGTTGATATATTTTGacttatgttttattaaaactatttggctttaatatgaatatataaatatacatGTACCTGGAGAGGTATAATTCattattgattttgttgaatTATTATATATAGTGATATATATTAATTCTTTGATAGATGAATTCTATTCATGTATAATAATGTGTTTATGTATATTAGCAAGTTGTGTAAATTTTTTAGCAtgtgatgaaatttttttttattaataacaaGGAACGACCTGATAACCAGGAGACTTGTAATTAATTACAGCATGTATgtttagaataattttatacttaATGTCTGGACTACCTAGAgaagtattaaattaaattcatagaTATTAATAAGTTTGACCTGACAACCAGGAACTTATGtaatatattattcttttgaAATTGTATGAGATACATTTTGTCTTAGAATATGTATGAGAAACGACTTGATAACCAAGTGGCTTATTCATAGttttaagaaattatatatgttttgacaaaattatattttaatatccaGAATGTCTTCCTTATCACTCCGTTCCATACTTGAAACTTCAAAATTGGTTGGAGCCAATTATGATGACTGGTACCGCAATCTGAGAATTGTTCTCATGCATGAAAAACTTATCAATATAATTGATAAGCCTGCTATAACTACACCAGCTGACACAAATGATGCTGAAGCAACCAAGACCTATCAGAAGTACTTGGAAGAATGTCTTTCTGCAAAATGCATAATGCTAGCATCCATGAGTCCTGAACTTCAGAGGCAACATGAGGATATGGAACCACCTGCAATCATCGAGCATCTTAAGAAGATGTACGGTGGACAAAGTAGGACAGCTAGATACCAATTATCTAAGGCTTTGTTCAGGTCCTCATTAGCTGTAAATGCTCAAGTTGGACCCCATGTTCTGAagatgattgatcttattgaACAACTTGAGAAGTTGGGGTGCACGCTTGGAAAGGAACTTTCTCAAGATTTGATTTTACAATCACTTCCTGATTCTTTCTCacaattcattttgaatttcaacATGAACAAAATGAGTTGTGATCTGCATGAGATGCTTAACTTGTTAATTGATTATGAGAATCAAGTTTCCtctgaaaaaaataaaggaattgtCATGGTGGTTGGCAAGACTTCTAAGAAAAAGGGCAAAGGTAAATATATACCAAAAAGGAAACCTCTTGGAACTAAGAGTGGTGTGACCAAACCCAAATACAAGAAGGTTAAAACTGACCACAGTGATGCTGAATGCTTCTTCTGTAAAGAGAAAGGACATTGGAAGAGAAACTGCAAGAAATATCTTGATTctttgaaaaacaagaaacaaggTAAGACATtaatgaaaaatgttttcatgaTTTCTTTAACTGTCACAGATTCTTCAACATGGGTATTAGATACCGGTAGTAGTTTTAACATCTGCAATACGTTGCAGGGGCTGAAGATAACTAGATGGTTGAAGAAAGGAGAAATCAACCTTCAAGTAGGGAATGGAGCAAATGTTGCCGCCTTA from Vitis vinifera cultivar Pinot Noir 40024 chromosome 9, ASM3070453v1 includes these protein-coding regions:
- the LOC104880406 gene encoding uncharacterized protein LOC104880406 gives rise to the protein MSSLSLRSILETSKLVGANYDDWYRNLRIVLMHEKLINIIDKPAITTPADTNDAEATKTYQKYLEECLSAKCIMLASMSPELQRQHEDMEPPAIIEHLKKMYGGQND